The Musa acuminata AAA Group cultivar baxijiao unplaced genomic scaffold, Cavendish_Baxijiao_AAA HiC_scaffold_1103, whole genome shotgun sequence genome window below encodes:
- the LOC135666444 gene encoding probable histone acetyltransferase HAC-like 1 isoform X2, with translation MNAHAHLAGQITNQMSNQVSGPPQQIGNYMAPQMQSLGPRPVDSELQDARITMQHKIYNILQRRKQMFPDEWVRRLPELVKRLEERIFKDATREEYLNLASEPVELRLFSIIKNVLNHNRPLSHHITSSSTVSTMIPTPGVPNNGSAHAMIPVQPENPTIATSNTAIASQTAANTGNLLINANGPTDAGNSASFNASDVSSGYQQQSATFTLGSGGSNIMSSMASTNISRQFGQMIPTPGLNSQQAISANSDCSSGAGFSSNEPSVAPQSVHQKKYVSSQNSHISHNLGAQIGGGMRSNVLHKGSSYGFSNGLANGALGLIGDNMQLSGPTASDGFLSPAPYASSSKPLLQNFDQQHHQSRIPTSLSQQILPNVDGNTAKANDVKHSETFHGPDLSGLSAMSNMSSVNLHPKARTNSGFLNHHASLQSMRLPLNVRPQMTDQSENISYHSSQSAREHLLQSQQHVQQSSQQPNQAYAPFPQNQHQLLQRHQQSMQHQQLIVNTDSLRKSLVTSHFGEQLMPGYADVTCSDTLIQSAAQQVRPPEVQAQYHQNSSSGDHSKSAQLLGHLPSSQDFHVPVSEGLQQLHPHLQSDGFSNKFGRLSSGSQAEELLQFEWHPQPLQAQMLDKPPGQQPQEEFHQRIAGQNEAQLLHLSARELDAEHGDSIKQQNYLKQIRWLLFLHHARRCPAPKGLCTETNCIKVQELICHMDICKSELCKFPRCSQSRKLVKHIRTCQAADCPVCTPVHDHIAANYKAHARALSNTSVVFEIKANSDGMKKDTVPTENSEDWQSASKRMKVQHASPFFPKSETSLVCAPSGNQPYDFQEVQSLECKQTGLKMSANSGVIVKMDGTSGSGQEKIPVFGSDIDGNMSLPSCEKDPDVSNTVDSHVKQENMVVDEVLDQATAGIKQDPDNPPTDQITASKSGKPKIKGVSLTELFTPEQIKEHIIGLRRWVGQSKAKAEKNQAMERSMTENSCQLCAVEKLTFEPPPIYCSPCGARIKRNAFYYTIGSGETRHYFCIPCYNEARGETIEAEGSTFLKTKLEKKRNDEETEEWWVQCDKCEAWQHQICALFNGRRNDGEAEYTCPNCYVEEIESGERKPLSQSAVLGAKDLPRTILSDHIEQRLFRRLKQEKQERAKHLGKNFDDVPGAEGLVIRVVSSVDKKLEVKQRFLEIFHEENYPKEFPYKSKAILLFQKIEGVEVCLFGMYVQEFGSECSFPNQRRVYLSYLDSVKYFRPEIKTVTGEALRTFVYHEILIGYLEYCKIRGFTSCYIWACPPLKGEDYILYCHPEIQKTPKSDKLREWYLTMLRKASKENIVVDLTNLYDHFFVTMGECKAKITAARLPYFDGDYWPGAAEDLINQLRQEEDGRKQMKKGKTKKTITKRALKAAGHSDLSGNASKDALLMQKLGETICPMKEDFIMVHLQHACTHCCMLLVRGTRWACSQCKNFQLCDKCHEAEQRVDERERHPTNSREKHMLYPVEINDVTQDTKDKDDILESEFFDTRQAFLSLCQGNHYQYDTLRRAKHSSMMILYHLHNPTAPAFVTTCIVCHHDIEAGLGWRCESCPDFDVCNACYQKGGIDHAHKLTNHPSMADRDAQNKEARAKRVLQLRKMLDLLVHASQCRSPQCQYPNCRKVKGLFRHGIQCRTRASGGCVLCKKMWYLLQIHSRACKESECSVPRCRDLKEHLRRLQQQSDSRRRAAVMEMMRQRAAEVAANSG, from the exons ATGAATGCACATGCTCATTTGGCTGGGCAGATCACCAATCAGATGTCCAACCAAGTGTCTGGTCCACCTCAGCAGATTGGAAATTATATGGCACCCCAGATGCAGAGTCTCGGACCCCGACCTGTAGATTCTGAACTTCAGGATGCTCGCATTACCATGCAACACAAGAT CTACAATATTCTTCAAAGACGAAAACAAATGTTCCCTGATGAGTGGGTACGGAGGCTACCAGAGCTTGTTAAGCGTTTAGAGGAGCGTATATTCAAGGATGCTACAAGG GAAGAATATTTAAATTTAGCCTCGGAACCAGTTGAGCTTCGTTTATTCTCTATAATAAAGAATGTCCTCAACCACAATCGACCTTTATCACATCATATTACATCTTCTTCCACCGTAAGTACAATGATCCCGACTCCTGGTGTACCAAACAATGGCAGCGCTCATGCTATGATTCCGGTTCAGCCAGAGAATCCTACAATTGCCACCAGCAACACAGCTATTGCATCTCAAACTGCAGCAAACACAGGAAACTTACTTATAAATGCTAATGGCCCAACTGATGCGGGAAATAGTGCCTCCTTTAATGCTTCAGATG TATCTAGTGGCTACCAGCAGCAATCTGCAACTTTTACTCTTGGTTCAGGTGGAAGTAATATAATGTCCTCAATGGCTTCAACCAACATATCAAGACAATTTGGTCAGATGATACCAACCCCTGGACTTAATAGTCAGCAGGCAATATCTGCAAACTCTGACTGTTCTAGTGGAGCTGGATTTTCTAGCAATGAGCCTTCTGTGGCTCCACAGTCAGTCCATCAAAAGAAATATGTTTCCAGTCAAAACAGTCATATATCACATAATCTTGGTGCTCAAATTGGTGGTGGAATGAGATCCAATGTCTTGCACAAGGGTTCCTCTTATGGATTCTCAAATGGGCTTGCAAATGGTGCATTGGGATTAATTGGGGACAACATGCAACTAAGTGGGCCTACAGCATCAGATGGTTTCCTAAGTCCTGCTCCTTATGCTAGTTCTTCAAAGCCTCTGCTGCAGAACTTTGATCAGCAACATCATCAATCGAGGATACCAA CATCATTATCACAGCAAATATTACCTAACGTTGATGGTAATACAGCAAAGGCAAATGATGTAAAACACTCTGAGACCTTTCATGGACCTGATTTATCTGGTTTATCTGCTATGAGTAACATGAGTTCTGTAAATTTGCATCCCAAGGCAAGAACAAACTCAGGGTTTctaaaccatcatgcaagtttacaaTCAATGAGACTTCCGCTGAATGTGAGACCCCAAATGACTGATCAATCAGAGAATATAAGTTACCACTCATCACAGTCAGCCAGGGAACATCTACTGCAATCACAACAGCATGTTCAGCAATCTTCGCAACAGCCTAATCAAGCTTATGCACCATTTCCTCAGAACCAGCATCAGCTACTGCAGAGACATCAGCAAAGTATGCAGCATCAACAACTTATAGTAAATACTGATTCTTTGAGGAAGTCCTTGGTAACTTCTCATTTTGGTGAGCAGCTAATGCCTGGTTATGCGGATGTAACCTGTTCTGACACTTTGATTCAGTCAGCAGCTCAACAGGTCCGACCTCCAGAAGTACAGGCTCAATACCACCAGAATTCTTCTTCCGGAGATCATTCTAAAAGTGCTCAATTGCTTGGTCATTTGCCCAGCTCTCAAGATTTTCATGTCCCAGTTTCAGAGGGTTTACAGCAGTTGCATCCACACCTGCAATCTGATGGATTTTCAAACAAGTTTGGTCGATTATCTAGCGGATCGCAAGCAGAAGAACTCCTTCAGTTTGAGTGGCATCCACAGCCACTACAAGCACAGATGCTAGACAAACCACCAGGCCAACAACCACAGGAGGAGTTTCATCAAAGAATAGCAGGACAAAATGAAGCTCagctgttgcacctctctgctagagaatTGGATGCTGAACATGGAGACTCTATAAAACAACAAAACTATTTGAAGCAAATAAGGTGGTTACTATTTCTGCATCATGCTCGCAGGTGTCCGGCACCAAAAGGACTATGTACAGAAACTAATTGCATAAAAGTTCAGGAGTTGATTTGCCATATGGATATCTGTAAGAGTGAGTTGTGTAAGTTTCCACGCTGTTCCCAGTCTAGGAAACTTGTCAAGCATATCCGTACTTGCCAAGCAGCCGATTGTCCTGTCTGCACTCCAGTACATGATCATATAGCAGCAAACTATAAGGCCCATGCTCGTGCTTTATCTAATACTAGTGTGGTATTTGAAATTAAAGCTAATTCTGATGGAATGAAAAAAGACACAGTGCCTACTGAAAATTCCGAGGACTGGCAGTCTGCATCAAAGCGCATGAAGGTTCAACATGCATCTCCTTTTTTCCCTAAAAGTGAAACTTCACTAGTCTGTGCTCCTTCTGGGAACCAACCTTATGATTTCCAAGAGGTGCAGTCCTTGGAGTGCAAACAAACCGGTCTGAAAATGTCTGCTAATTCTGGGGTCATTGTAAAGATGGATGGAACTTCTGGCTCTGGACAAGAAAAGATACCAGTCTTTGGCAGTGACATTGATGGGAATATGAGTTTGCCAAGCTGTGAAAAAGATCCTGATGTTTCTAACACTGTTGACTCTCATGTCAAACAAGAAAATATGGTGGTTGATGAAGTTCTGGATCAGGCTACTGCTGGAATCAAGCAGGATCCAGATAACCCTCCAACAGATCAAATAACTGCAAGTAAATCAGGGAAACCAAAAATAAAAGGTGTTTCATTGACTGAACTGTTCACCCCAGAACAAATTAAGGAGCATATAATTGGTTTGAGGCGATGGGTTGGTCAG AGTAAGGCTAAAGCTGAGAAGAATCAAGCAATGGAGCGCTCAATGACTGAGAACTCGTGTCAGCTTTGTGCAGTGGAAAAGCTCACTTTTGAACCCCCTCCAATATATTGTTCTCCTTGTGGTGCTCGAATAAAGCGAAATGCATTTTATTATACAATTGGAAGTGGTGAAACTCGTCACTACTTCTGTATCCCATGCTATAATGAGGCTCGTGGTGAGACTATAGAAGCTGAAGGATCTACATTCTTGAAGACAAAGCTTGAAAAGAAGAGAAATGATGAGGAAACTGAAGAATGG TGGGTGCAATGTGATAAATGTGAAGCTTGGCAACATCAAATATGTGCTCTATTCAATGGTCGAAGAAATGATGGAGAAGCTGAATACACTTGCCCTAATTGCTATGTAGAGGAGATAGAAAGTGGTGAACGCAAGCCCTTATCTCAGAGTGCTGTTCTTGGTGCAAAAGATTTGCCAAGAACCATACTCAGTGATCACATAGAACAACGGCTTTTCAGACGGTTGAAGCAGGAGAAGCAAGAGAGAGCCAAGCATCTGGGGAAAAATTTTGATGAT GTGCCTGGGGCTGAAGGGCTTGTAATTAGAGTTGTATCATCTGTTGACAAAAAGTTGGAAGTAAAGCAGCGATTTCTAGAGATATTTCATGAGGAAAATTACCCTAAAGAGTTTCCTTATAAGTCCAAG GCCATATTATTGTTTCAAAAGATAGAAGGTGTAGAAGTATGCCTATTTGGGATGTATGTTCAGGAATTTGGTTCAGAATGCTCTTTTCCTAACCAGCGGCGCGTCTATCTTTCATATTTAGACTCTGTCAAGTACTTCAGGCCTGAGATCAAAACAGTGACTGGGGAAGCTTTACGTACTTTTGTTTATCATGAAATTCTG ATCGGATATCTTGAATACTGCAAGATACGGGGGTTCACAAGCTGTTACATCTGGGCATGTCCTCCTTTAAAGGGTGAGGACTACATATTGTATTGCCATCCTGAGATTCAGAAAACTCCAAAATCTGACAAACTCAGGGAGTG gTACTTGACTATGCTTCGAAAAGCTTCTAAGGAGAATATTGTTGTCGACCTGACTAACCTGTATGATCATTTTTTTGTGACAATGGGGGAGTGCAAGGCTAAAATAACTGCAGCTCGTTTGCCATACTTCGATGGAGATTATTGGCCTGGTGCAGCTGAGGATCTGATCAACCAACTTCGCCAAGAAGAAGATGGTcgcaaacaaatgaaaaagggaaAAACCAAAAAGACTATTACGAAAAGGGCTCTGAAAGCTGCTGGTCATTCTGATCTTTCTGGAAATGCCTCTAAGGATGCTTTATTGATGCAAAAA CTTGGTGAAACCATATGCCCCATGAAAGAAGACTTCATAATGGTCCATTTGCAGCATGCTTGCACACATTGTTGCATGCTACTGGTACGTGGGACACGATGGGCTTGTAGTCAATGTAAAAACTTTCAACTTTGTGACAA GTGTCATGAAGCAGAACAAAGAGTTGATGAAAGAGAGAGACATCCTACTAACAGTAGGGAAAAGCATATGCTTTATCCA GTTGAAATTAATGATGTCACTCAGGATACAAAGGACAAAGATGATATCCTAGAAAGTGAGTTTTTTGACACTAGGCAGGCATTTTTGAGTCTTTGTCAAGGAAACCATTATCAATATGATACTCTAAGGCGTGCTAAGCATTCATCGATGATGATCTTATATCACCTCCATAATCCTACTGCGCCGGCTTTTGTAACCACATGCATTGTCTGCCACCATGATATCGAAGCTGGTCTGGGCTGGCGTTGTGAAAGTTGTCcggattttgatgtatgcaatgcTTGTTATCAGAAAGGTGGTATTGATCATGCTCATAAGTTGACTAATCATCCATCAATGGCTGATCGTGATGCCCAGAATAAAGAAGCTCGGGCAAAACGAGTTTTACAG
- the LOC135666444 gene encoding probable histone acetyltransferase HAC-like 1 isoform X1, with product MNAHAHLAGQITNQMSNQVSGPPQQIGNYMAPQMQSLGPRPVDSELQDARITMQHKIYNILQRRKQMFPDEWVRRLPELVKRLEERIFKDATREEYLNLASEPVELRLFSIIKNVLNHNRPLSHHITSSSTVSTMIPTPGVPNNGSAHAMIPVQPENPTIATSNTAIASQTAANTGNLLINANGPTDAGNSASFNASDGTVSSGYQQQSATFTLGSGGSNIMSSMASTNISRQFGQMIPTPGLNSQQAISANSDCSSGAGFSSNEPSVAPQSVHQKKYVSSQNSHISHNLGAQIGGGMRSNVLHKGSSYGFSNGLANGALGLIGDNMQLSGPTASDGFLSPAPYASSSKPLLQNFDQQHHQSRIPTSLSQQILPNVDGNTAKANDVKHSETFHGPDLSGLSAMSNMSSVNLHPKARTNSGFLNHHASLQSMRLPLNVRPQMTDQSENISYHSSQSAREHLLQSQQHVQQSSQQPNQAYAPFPQNQHQLLQRHQQSMQHQQLIVNTDSLRKSLVTSHFGEQLMPGYADVTCSDTLIQSAAQQVRPPEVQAQYHQNSSSGDHSKSAQLLGHLPSSQDFHVPVSEGLQQLHPHLQSDGFSNKFGRLSSGSQAEELLQFEWHPQPLQAQMLDKPPGQQPQEEFHQRIAGQNEAQLLHLSARELDAEHGDSIKQQNYLKQIRWLLFLHHARRCPAPKGLCTETNCIKVQELICHMDICKSELCKFPRCSQSRKLVKHIRTCQAADCPVCTPVHDHIAANYKAHARALSNTSVVFEIKANSDGMKKDTVPTENSEDWQSASKRMKVQHASPFFPKSETSLVCAPSGNQPYDFQEVQSLECKQTGLKMSANSGVIVKMDGTSGSGQEKIPVFGSDIDGNMSLPSCEKDPDVSNTVDSHVKQENMVVDEVLDQATAGIKQDPDNPPTDQITASKSGKPKIKGVSLTELFTPEQIKEHIIGLRRWVGQSKAKAEKNQAMERSMTENSCQLCAVEKLTFEPPPIYCSPCGARIKRNAFYYTIGSGETRHYFCIPCYNEARGETIEAEGSTFLKTKLEKKRNDEETEEWWVQCDKCEAWQHQICALFNGRRNDGEAEYTCPNCYVEEIESGERKPLSQSAVLGAKDLPRTILSDHIEQRLFRRLKQEKQERAKHLGKNFDDVPGAEGLVIRVVSSVDKKLEVKQRFLEIFHEENYPKEFPYKSKAILLFQKIEGVEVCLFGMYVQEFGSECSFPNQRRVYLSYLDSVKYFRPEIKTVTGEALRTFVYHEILIGYLEYCKIRGFTSCYIWACPPLKGEDYILYCHPEIQKTPKSDKLREWYLTMLRKASKENIVVDLTNLYDHFFVTMGECKAKITAARLPYFDGDYWPGAAEDLINQLRQEEDGRKQMKKGKTKKTITKRALKAAGHSDLSGNASKDALLMQKLGETICPMKEDFIMVHLQHACTHCCMLLVRGTRWACSQCKNFQLCDKCHEAEQRVDERERHPTNSREKHMLYPVEINDVTQDTKDKDDILESEFFDTRQAFLSLCQGNHYQYDTLRRAKHSSMMILYHLHNPTAPAFVTTCIVCHHDIEAGLGWRCESCPDFDVCNACYQKGGIDHAHKLTNHPSMADRDAQNKEARAKRVLQLRKMLDLLVHASQCRSPQCQYPNCRKVKGLFRHGIQCRTRASGGCVLCKKMWYLLQIHSRACKESECSVPRCRDLKEHLRRLQQQSDSRRRAAVMEMMRQRAAEVAANSG from the exons ATGAATGCACATGCTCATTTGGCTGGGCAGATCACCAATCAGATGTCCAACCAAGTGTCTGGTCCACCTCAGCAGATTGGAAATTATATGGCACCCCAGATGCAGAGTCTCGGACCCCGACCTGTAGATTCTGAACTTCAGGATGCTCGCATTACCATGCAACACAAGAT CTACAATATTCTTCAAAGACGAAAACAAATGTTCCCTGATGAGTGGGTACGGAGGCTACCAGAGCTTGTTAAGCGTTTAGAGGAGCGTATATTCAAGGATGCTACAAGG GAAGAATATTTAAATTTAGCCTCGGAACCAGTTGAGCTTCGTTTATTCTCTATAATAAAGAATGTCCTCAACCACAATCGACCTTTATCACATCATATTACATCTTCTTCCACCGTAAGTACAATGATCCCGACTCCTGGTGTACCAAACAATGGCAGCGCTCATGCTATGATTCCGGTTCAGCCAGAGAATCCTACAATTGCCACCAGCAACACAGCTATTGCATCTCAAACTGCAGCAAACACAGGAAACTTACTTATAAATGCTAATGGCCCAACTGATGCGGGAAATAGTGCCTCCTTTAATGCTTCAGATG GAACAGTATCTAGTGGCTACCAGCAGCAATCTGCAACTTTTACTCTTGGTTCAGGTGGAAGTAATATAATGTCCTCAATGGCTTCAACCAACATATCAAGACAATTTGGTCAGATGATACCAACCCCTGGACTTAATAGTCAGCAGGCAATATCTGCAAACTCTGACTGTTCTAGTGGAGCTGGATTTTCTAGCAATGAGCCTTCTGTGGCTCCACAGTCAGTCCATCAAAAGAAATATGTTTCCAGTCAAAACAGTCATATATCACATAATCTTGGTGCTCAAATTGGTGGTGGAATGAGATCCAATGTCTTGCACAAGGGTTCCTCTTATGGATTCTCAAATGGGCTTGCAAATGGTGCATTGGGATTAATTGGGGACAACATGCAACTAAGTGGGCCTACAGCATCAGATGGTTTCCTAAGTCCTGCTCCTTATGCTAGTTCTTCAAAGCCTCTGCTGCAGAACTTTGATCAGCAACATCATCAATCGAGGATACCAA CATCATTATCACAGCAAATATTACCTAACGTTGATGGTAATACAGCAAAGGCAAATGATGTAAAACACTCTGAGACCTTTCATGGACCTGATTTATCTGGTTTATCTGCTATGAGTAACATGAGTTCTGTAAATTTGCATCCCAAGGCAAGAACAAACTCAGGGTTTctaaaccatcatgcaagtttacaaTCAATGAGACTTCCGCTGAATGTGAGACCCCAAATGACTGATCAATCAGAGAATATAAGTTACCACTCATCACAGTCAGCCAGGGAACATCTACTGCAATCACAACAGCATGTTCAGCAATCTTCGCAACAGCCTAATCAAGCTTATGCACCATTTCCTCAGAACCAGCATCAGCTACTGCAGAGACATCAGCAAAGTATGCAGCATCAACAACTTATAGTAAATACTGATTCTTTGAGGAAGTCCTTGGTAACTTCTCATTTTGGTGAGCAGCTAATGCCTGGTTATGCGGATGTAACCTGTTCTGACACTTTGATTCAGTCAGCAGCTCAACAGGTCCGACCTCCAGAAGTACAGGCTCAATACCACCAGAATTCTTCTTCCGGAGATCATTCTAAAAGTGCTCAATTGCTTGGTCATTTGCCCAGCTCTCAAGATTTTCATGTCCCAGTTTCAGAGGGTTTACAGCAGTTGCATCCACACCTGCAATCTGATGGATTTTCAAACAAGTTTGGTCGATTATCTAGCGGATCGCAAGCAGAAGAACTCCTTCAGTTTGAGTGGCATCCACAGCCACTACAAGCACAGATGCTAGACAAACCACCAGGCCAACAACCACAGGAGGAGTTTCATCAAAGAATAGCAGGACAAAATGAAGCTCagctgttgcacctctctgctagagaatTGGATGCTGAACATGGAGACTCTATAAAACAACAAAACTATTTGAAGCAAATAAGGTGGTTACTATTTCTGCATCATGCTCGCAGGTGTCCGGCACCAAAAGGACTATGTACAGAAACTAATTGCATAAAAGTTCAGGAGTTGATTTGCCATATGGATATCTGTAAGAGTGAGTTGTGTAAGTTTCCACGCTGTTCCCAGTCTAGGAAACTTGTCAAGCATATCCGTACTTGCCAAGCAGCCGATTGTCCTGTCTGCACTCCAGTACATGATCATATAGCAGCAAACTATAAGGCCCATGCTCGTGCTTTATCTAATACTAGTGTGGTATTTGAAATTAAAGCTAATTCTGATGGAATGAAAAAAGACACAGTGCCTACTGAAAATTCCGAGGACTGGCAGTCTGCATCAAAGCGCATGAAGGTTCAACATGCATCTCCTTTTTTCCCTAAAAGTGAAACTTCACTAGTCTGTGCTCCTTCTGGGAACCAACCTTATGATTTCCAAGAGGTGCAGTCCTTGGAGTGCAAACAAACCGGTCTGAAAATGTCTGCTAATTCTGGGGTCATTGTAAAGATGGATGGAACTTCTGGCTCTGGACAAGAAAAGATACCAGTCTTTGGCAGTGACATTGATGGGAATATGAGTTTGCCAAGCTGTGAAAAAGATCCTGATGTTTCTAACACTGTTGACTCTCATGTCAAACAAGAAAATATGGTGGTTGATGAAGTTCTGGATCAGGCTACTGCTGGAATCAAGCAGGATCCAGATAACCCTCCAACAGATCAAATAACTGCAAGTAAATCAGGGAAACCAAAAATAAAAGGTGTTTCATTGACTGAACTGTTCACCCCAGAACAAATTAAGGAGCATATAATTGGTTTGAGGCGATGGGTTGGTCAG AGTAAGGCTAAAGCTGAGAAGAATCAAGCAATGGAGCGCTCAATGACTGAGAACTCGTGTCAGCTTTGTGCAGTGGAAAAGCTCACTTTTGAACCCCCTCCAATATATTGTTCTCCTTGTGGTGCTCGAATAAAGCGAAATGCATTTTATTATACAATTGGAAGTGGTGAAACTCGTCACTACTTCTGTATCCCATGCTATAATGAGGCTCGTGGTGAGACTATAGAAGCTGAAGGATCTACATTCTTGAAGACAAAGCTTGAAAAGAAGAGAAATGATGAGGAAACTGAAGAATGG TGGGTGCAATGTGATAAATGTGAAGCTTGGCAACATCAAATATGTGCTCTATTCAATGGTCGAAGAAATGATGGAGAAGCTGAATACACTTGCCCTAATTGCTATGTAGAGGAGATAGAAAGTGGTGAACGCAAGCCCTTATCTCAGAGTGCTGTTCTTGGTGCAAAAGATTTGCCAAGAACCATACTCAGTGATCACATAGAACAACGGCTTTTCAGACGGTTGAAGCAGGAGAAGCAAGAGAGAGCCAAGCATCTGGGGAAAAATTTTGATGAT GTGCCTGGGGCTGAAGGGCTTGTAATTAGAGTTGTATCATCTGTTGACAAAAAGTTGGAAGTAAAGCAGCGATTTCTAGAGATATTTCATGAGGAAAATTACCCTAAAGAGTTTCCTTATAAGTCCAAG GCCATATTATTGTTTCAAAAGATAGAAGGTGTAGAAGTATGCCTATTTGGGATGTATGTTCAGGAATTTGGTTCAGAATGCTCTTTTCCTAACCAGCGGCGCGTCTATCTTTCATATTTAGACTCTGTCAAGTACTTCAGGCCTGAGATCAAAACAGTGACTGGGGAAGCTTTACGTACTTTTGTTTATCATGAAATTCTG ATCGGATATCTTGAATACTGCAAGATACGGGGGTTCACAAGCTGTTACATCTGGGCATGTCCTCCTTTAAAGGGTGAGGACTACATATTGTATTGCCATCCTGAGATTCAGAAAACTCCAAAATCTGACAAACTCAGGGAGTG gTACTTGACTATGCTTCGAAAAGCTTCTAAGGAGAATATTGTTGTCGACCTGACTAACCTGTATGATCATTTTTTTGTGACAATGGGGGAGTGCAAGGCTAAAATAACTGCAGCTCGTTTGCCATACTTCGATGGAGATTATTGGCCTGGTGCAGCTGAGGATCTGATCAACCAACTTCGCCAAGAAGAAGATGGTcgcaaacaaatgaaaaagggaaAAACCAAAAAGACTATTACGAAAAGGGCTCTGAAAGCTGCTGGTCATTCTGATCTTTCTGGAAATGCCTCTAAGGATGCTTTATTGATGCAAAAA CTTGGTGAAACCATATGCCCCATGAAAGAAGACTTCATAATGGTCCATTTGCAGCATGCTTGCACACATTGTTGCATGCTACTGGTACGTGGGACACGATGGGCTTGTAGTCAATGTAAAAACTTTCAACTTTGTGACAA GTGTCATGAAGCAGAACAAAGAGTTGATGAAAGAGAGAGACATCCTACTAACAGTAGGGAAAAGCATATGCTTTATCCA GTTGAAATTAATGATGTCACTCAGGATACAAAGGACAAAGATGATATCCTAGAAAGTGAGTTTTTTGACACTAGGCAGGCATTTTTGAGTCTTTGTCAAGGAAACCATTATCAATATGATACTCTAAGGCGTGCTAAGCATTCATCGATGATGATCTTATATCACCTCCATAATCCTACTGCGCCGGCTTTTGTAACCACATGCATTGTCTGCCACCATGATATCGAAGCTGGTCTGGGCTGGCGTTGTGAAAGTTGTCcggattttgatgtatgcaatgcTTGTTATCAGAAAGGTGGTATTGATCATGCTCATAAGTTGACTAATCATCCATCAATGGCTGATCGTGATGCCCAGAATAAAGAAGCTCGGGCAAAACGAGTTTTACAG